One window of the Rhodothermales bacterium genome contains the following:
- a CDS encoding VOC family protein, which translates to MKNRPIHPDTRIGHVHLKVADLDRALAFYVGVLGFEVSQRMGNQAAFLGAGGYHHHIGLNTWESLGGHPPPRGSTGLFHTAILYPDRAALAAAVHRVLEAGIIIDGAADHGVSEAIYLRDPDENGVELYRDRPESEWPREADGTLRMYTRPLDLDALLKEATS; encoded by the coding sequence ATGAAAAACCGGCCCATCCATCCTGACACCCGGATTGGTCATGTGCACCTGAAGGTTGCCGATCTTGACCGCGCCCTGGCGTTCTACGTCGGTGTGCTTGGCTTCGAGGTTTCCCAGCGGATGGGCAACCAGGCTGCCTTCCTGGGCGCTGGCGGGTATCACCACCACATCGGACTCAATACCTGGGAAAGCCTCGGGGGGCATCCTCCTCCGCGTGGATCGACCGGACTCTTCCATACCGCCATCCTGTACCCGGACCGGGCCGCCCTGGCCGCCGCCGTGCACCGTGTCCTCGAGGCCGGGATCATCATTGATGGCGCCGCGGATCACGGAGTCAGCGAGGCCATCTACCTGCGCGATCCGGACGAGAACGGGGTGGAACTGTACCGCGATCGACCGGAATCCGAATGGCCCCGGGAGGCTGACGGCACGCTGCGCATGTACACCCGCCCGCTCGACCTGGATGCGCTCCTGAAAGAGGCAACTTCGTGA